The Desulfobacterales bacterium genome includes a region encoding these proteins:
- a CDS encoding cyclase family protein, producing MIKGNIIDLSQEIYTGMPVYPGHMKTVVWTHLSHEECRRQLGTDFSYETRGLLLCDHGPTHIDSVSHLSRDPEAESIDRLALEKCITSAICIDVSDVPLKTQFGRKKIEAQLKKWDLKILPGDTVLFYTAHYDRYYGKPEYMTEYPGLDREGTEFIIDAGCVNFGVDSPSPDMWYDKTYPCHSTCAKRKVTHVENLCNLDKLIGKRFTFIALPLKIRNGTGSPLRAVAILDK from the coding sequence ATGATCAAAGGAAATATCATCGATCTTTCCCAGGAAATTTATACCGGGATGCCGGTCTATCCCGGCCACATGAAAACCGTGGTCTGGACCCACCTTTCCCATGAGGAGTGTCGCCGGCAGCTGGGGACTGATTTCTCATATGAAACCCGGGGGCTGCTGCTCTGCGACCACGGCCCCACCCATATCGATTCCGTCAGCCACCTGTCCAGGGACCCCGAGGCAGAGTCCATCGACCGGCTGGCGCTGGAAAAATGCATCACCTCGGCGATCTGCATCGACGTCAGCGACGTACCCTTAAAGACGCAGTTCGGCCGGAAAAAAATCGAGGCCCAGCTTAAAAAATGGGACCTGAAAATTCTCCCTGGGGACACCGTTTTGTTCTACACGGCGCACTACGACCGCTATTACGGCAAACCGGAATACATGACCGAGTACCCGGGCCTTGACCGGGAAGGGACCGAATTCATCATCGATGCGGGGTGCGTCAATTTCGGTGTGGATTCTCCCAGTCCGGACATGTGGTACGACAAGACCTATCCCTGTCACAGCACCTGCGCGAAGCGCAAAGTGACCCATGTGGAAAACCTCTGCAATCTCGACAAGCTGATCGGCAAGCGCTTTACCTTTATTGCCCTGCCGCTCAAAATCCGGAACGGAACCGGCTCGCCCCTGCGCGCCGTGGCGATACTGGACAAATAG
- the hisD gene encoding histidinol dehydrogenase, translating into MATYLKKAKKRPAEDLSDVSRTVREIINRVKGEGEAAVRYYSKKFDNWAPKSFKISPEEIETARKKLSPGEKEDIDFCQAQIRNFAREQMKTIRNMEVEMLPGVFLGQKIIPVASSGSYVPGGRYPMLASAHMTVITPKVAGVDRVVACTPPVKGEGIYPATLYSMAAAGADEIYCMGGVHALAAMAYGMEDLKPVDMVVGAGNKYVAEAKRQLFGDVGIDLLAGPTEILIIADDTADPVILAADILGQAEHDPNSRQCLISLSKETAERTLIELERQLAVLPTREVAGVSWQDNGEVIVVESREEAVELSDEWAPEHLEVQTDDWRYFLDNCTNYGSMFCGEETTVAYGDKTIGTNHVLPTMRAARYTGGLSVGKFVKTVTYQYATRKASLDIARVCERACNYENMLAHGLSCRVRIDKYEKE; encoded by the coding sequence ATGGCGACATATCTTAAAAAGGCAAAGAAACGGCCGGCGGAGGACCTGTCCGATGTCAGTCGGACTGTCCGGGAGATTATCAACAGGGTCAAAGGGGAGGGAGAAGCGGCGGTCCGCTATTACTCTAAAAAGTTCGATAACTGGGCGCCTAAAAGTTTTAAGATTTCACCTGAAGAAATCGAAACCGCCCGCAAGAAACTCTCCCCCGGTGAGAAGGAGGACATCGATTTCTGCCAGGCTCAGATCCGTAATTTTGCCCGGGAACAGATGAAAACGATTCGTAACATGGAAGTTGAAATGCTCCCCGGCGTGTTCCTGGGTCAGAAAATCATACCGGTTGCTTCAAGCGGATCTTATGTCCCCGGCGGCCGCTACCCGATGCTGGCATCGGCGCATATGACCGTGATTACACCGAAGGTCGCCGGTGTTGACCGTGTGGTTGCCTGTACGCCGCCTGTTAAAGGGGAGGGAATTTATCCGGCTACGCTCTATTCCATGGCGGCTGCGGGCGCTGATGAAATATACTGCATGGGCGGCGTCCATGCTTTGGCGGCCATGGCCTACGGCATGGAAGACCTTAAACCGGTGGACATGGTGGTGGGCGCCGGTAATAAGTACGTTGCCGAGGCCAAGCGGCAACTCTTCGGCGACGTCGGCATCGACCTGCTGGCCGGACCCACCGAGATTCTGATTATTGCCGATGACACCGCCGATCCGGTTATTCTGGCGGCGGACATCCTCGGGCAGGCCGAGCACGATCCCAATTCCCGGCAGTGCCTGATTTCACTTTCCAAAGAGACGGCTGAACGGACCCTGATTGAACTGGAACGCCAGCTGGCGGTGCTGCCGACCCGCGAAGTCGCCGGGGTTTCATGGCAGGACAATGGAGAGGTGATCGTGGTTGAATCCCGCGAAGAAGCGGTCGAACTCAGCGATGAGTGGGCGCCGGAGCATTTGGAAGTCCAGACCGATGACTGGCGCTACTTTCTGGACAACTGCACGAATTACGGCTCCATGTTCTGCGGGGAGGAAACAACGGTTGCCTATGGGGACAAGACCATCGGCACCAATCATGTCCTGCCCACCATGCGGGCGGCCCGCTACACCGGCGGCCTGTCCGTGGGAAAGTTCGTCAAGACCGTTACCTACCAGTATGCCACCCGCAAGGCTTCGCTGGATATCGCCCGGGTTTGCGAGCGGGCATGCAATTATGAAAATATGCTGGCGCACGGGCTCAGCTGCCGGGTAAGGATTGACAAGTATGAAAAAGAATAA